The Haloterrigena salifodinae genomic interval CCGAGGGCGACCTTGCGGCGGCGCTCGAGTCGCAGTTCGGCTCGTTCGAGGCGTTCCAGGCGGAGTTCGCCGCGACCGCGAACGCGGTCGAGGGCGACGGCTGGGCGATGCTCTTCTACGAACCGCTGGCCGGCGCGCTCGTCGTCGGACAGGTCGAGGACCAGAACGAACTCGCCCACCAGCGCGCGGTGCCGATCCTCGCGCTCGACGTTTGGGAGCACGCCTATTACCTCCAGTACGAGAACGATCGCGAGGCCTACGTCGAGGCGTGGTGGAACGTCGTCGACTGGGGCGGCGTCGGGAAGCGATACGAACTGCTCACGGAGACGGCCGGGGCCGAACTCGAGGCTGATGGGGTGTGATCTAGCTGAAGAGCGGAGAATCGAAAAACGGGACTAAGACCGCCTACCAGGTTCCGTGGAACGTGTCGAAGGAGAGGTCCTCGAGGGACTTGTTGCCGACGGCAATCTCGTATTCGCCGGGCGTGAGCATCGGCTTGTGGAACTGCGGGCCGTCGTCGGTCGTGATCCGCGGACAGCCCGTGTTAACGAACGCGTCCATGTCGAAGTTGCGCAGGCGGTCCGGCGTCACCTCGTCCATCGTGATGAGGTAGGCGTCGTCGTTGTCCGCGAGGATCTCCTGGGCCTGTTCCCAGCGGCCCTGGCCGATCTTGGTACAGAAGATGACGCCCCACTTCTCGGCGTCCATCGCGCGGTGGACGGCACCGTACCGTTGCTTCATGAACTTCTCGGTATCGGCGACGGTGACGACGTTGTTGACGGGGTCGGCGATGACGACGTGTTTCTCGGGGTACTCCATCGCCAGGCCGAGCGGGTGGAACTTTCCGCCGCCGACGTAGAGGACCTGATCCGCTGGCACGTCCGCACTCGCGTAGTTACAACCGAGCACCTGCCCCTCGTGGGTCAGCCGCTCGTCGCCGCGACGGCTGTGGACGTCGTAGC includes:
- the dph2 gene encoding diphthamide biosynthesis enzyme Dph2 → MSQESEYTEGDLRNTGMQLKHDREWDYELEQIVDAIEERDAKKVGLQFPEGLKRRGPAVADDLRELSDDDVTFMLSGQPCYGACDLDTYLMKRTDVFVHFGHSPMKNTDKVIYVPLFSNVEVTPIMEEALDTLEPPEETEDVGLVTTAQHMNRYEEMSEFLEERGYDVHSRRGDERLTHEGQVLGCNYASADVPADQVLYVGGGKFHPLGLAMEYPEKHVVIADPVNNVVTVADTEKFMKQRYGAVHRAMDAEKWGVIFCTKIGQGRWEQAQEILADNDDAYLITMDEVTPDRLRNFDMDAFVNTGCPRITTDDGPQFHKPMLTPGEYEIAVGNKSLEDLSFDTFHGTW